One stretch of Niallia sp. XMNu-256 DNA includes these proteins:
- a CDS encoding proline--tRNA ligase has translation MKQSLTLIPTLREVPADAEIKSHQLLLRAGYIRQTASGVYSYLPLAWRVLQNIEKIIREELDATGSVELLMPTLQQAELWQESGRWNTYGPELMRLHDRHNREFALGPTHEEVITTLLRDDVKSYKRLPLSLYQIQTKFRDEKRPRFGLLRGREFIMKDAYSFHSSRESLDEMYDKMYQAYSNIFSRAGLDFRAVIADAGAIGGKGTHEFMVLSHIGEDTIAYSDTSSYAANIEMAPVVTQYEKSNEEVKEMEKVLTENQKTIADISSFLNVSVEKCIKSLLFKVDDQYVLVLVRGDHEVNDIKLKNLYNAGTVELAEAEETLKVLGCSIGSLGPVGVSNVQVVADHAVKAIVNGVCGANEEDYHYIGVNPDRDFEVSRYEDLRFIQEGDPSPDGQGKTLFAKGIEVGHIFKLGTRYSEAMNAVFLDENGRSQPFIMGCYGIGVSRLVMAIAEQHNDDNGLVWPVNIAPFHVHLIAVNTKDEAQTNVSEQLYQELKHNRFEVLYDDRSERAGVKFADSDLIGLPIRVTVGKKANEGIVEVKVRKTGEMKEVHKDELVSTISELLTTL, from the coding sequence ATGAAACAGAGTTTGACACTTATTCCTACATTAAGAGAAGTACCAGCAGATGCTGAAATTAAAAGTCATCAATTATTACTTCGAGCAGGGTATATCCGCCAAACGGCAAGTGGGGTTTACAGTTACTTACCTTTAGCTTGGCGAGTGCTACAAAATATTGAAAAAATTATACGTGAAGAATTGGATGCCACAGGGTCAGTAGAGCTTTTAATGCCTACCTTACAACAGGCTGAACTTTGGCAGGAATCCGGCAGATGGAATACATATGGTCCTGAGCTTATGCGTTTGCATGATCGACATAATCGGGAGTTTGCTTTAGGGCCGACACATGAAGAAGTGATCACAACTTTACTGAGAGATGACGTAAAATCATACAAACGATTACCTCTTTCTCTTTATCAAATCCAAACGAAGTTTCGTGATGAGAAACGACCAAGGTTTGGGCTATTAAGAGGCCGGGAGTTTATTATGAAGGATGCGTATTCTTTCCATTCATCACGAGAAAGCTTGGATGAAATGTATGATAAAATGTACCAAGCTTATTCCAACATTTTTTCCCGTGCTGGACTTGATTTCCGTGCAGTTATCGCTGATGCAGGAGCAATTGGTGGAAAGGGTACCCATGAATTTATGGTTCTTTCTCATATCGGAGAAGATACAATTGCCTATTCAGATACCTCTTCTTATGCAGCAAATATTGAAATGGCACCTGTTGTCACACAATACGAAAAGAGCAACGAAGAAGTTAAAGAAATGGAAAAAGTTTTAACTGAAAATCAAAAAACAATAGCAGATATTTCCTCTTTCTTAAATGTTTCGGTGGAGAAATGCATCAAATCATTACTATTCAAAGTGGATGACCAGTATGTATTAGTACTTGTTCGTGGCGATCATGAAGTAAATGATATAAAACTTAAGAACCTTTATAATGCAGGCACGGTTGAATTAGCAGAAGCAGAAGAAACACTAAAGGTGCTCGGTTGCTCGATTGGTTCTCTTGGACCTGTTGGTGTTTCAAATGTACAAGTGGTTGCTGATCATGCAGTAAAAGCAATTGTTAATGGTGTTTGCGGAGCAAATGAAGAGGATTATCATTATATTGGTGTAAATCCAGATCGTGACTTTGAAGTGTCACGCTATGAAGATTTACGCTTTATTCAAGAAGGTGATCCATCTCCAGATGGTCAAGGAAAAACCCTTTTCGCTAAAGGGATTGAGGTTGGTCATATTTTCAAGTTAGGAACACGATATAGTGAAGCTATGAACGCCGTGTTTTTAGATGAAAACGGAAGATCTCAGCCGTTTATCATGGGATGTTATGGAATTGGTGTATCTAGACTAGTAATGGCCATTGCAGAACAACACAATGATGATAATGGTCTAGTTTGGCCAGTAAATATTGCTCCTTTCCACGTACACCTAATTGCGGTAAACACAAAGGATGAAGCACAAACAAATGTGTCTGAGCAACTATATCAAGAACTAAAACATAATCGTTTTGAAGTTCTATATGATGATCGTTCGGAACGTGCAGGTGTTAAATTTGCAGATAGCGATCTAATTGGTCTGCCAATTAGAGTAACGGTAGGTAAGAAAGCAAATGAAGGAATTGTTGAGGTTAAAGTTCGTAAAACAGGCGAAATGAAAGAAGTTCATAAAGACGAATTAGTGAGCACTATTTCAGAGTTGCTTACAACTTTATAA
- the rseP gene encoding RIP metalloprotease RseP, whose product MTTVIAFIVIFGALVFFHELGHLIFAKRAGILCREFAIGFGPKVLSFTKNETNYTIRLLPIGGFVRMAGEDPEMVDIKPGYRVGIILDHEDQVQKIVLNNKEKYRNALVMEVEYADIEHELLIKGYLEGDEEERLRTFQILPNAVLVEDGIESQIAPYDRQFASKSLGQRAMAIFAGPMMNFVLAFVVFIIIGLLQGIPADDPILGKLTEDGAAFEAGLKEGDIVHSINGAEISSWTDVVEVIRKNPEKELTFLIDRNGSEMEIPVIPKENKLEDGQSIGIIGVYSPMERSPILAVKYGATETYFWTKEIFAAVGKLITGQFSIDALSGPVGIYQSTDMVAQSGIYYLMRWAGVLSINLGIMNLLPIPALDGGRLLFFAVEAVRGKPIDRQKEGMIHFLGFALLMLLMLVVTWNDIQRFFL is encoded by the coding sequence TTGACAACAGTTATAGCCTTCATTGTTATTTTTGGAGCTCTTGTATTTTTCCATGAATTGGGGCATCTAATCTTTGCAAAGAGAGCAGGCATTTTATGTCGTGAATTTGCGATTGGGTTTGGCCCAAAAGTTCTTTCATTTACCAAAAATGAAACAAACTATACGATCCGATTACTCCCGATTGGAGGGTTTGTTCGGATGGCTGGTGAGGACCCTGAAATGGTGGACATTAAGCCAGGCTACCGTGTCGGAATAATACTCGATCATGAAGATCAAGTCCAAAAAATTGTTTTAAACAATAAAGAGAAATATCGAAACGCTTTAGTTATGGAAGTTGAATATGCAGATATTGAACATGAACTTTTAATAAAAGGCTATCTTGAAGGGGATGAGGAGGAAAGACTTCGTACATTTCAAATTCTTCCTAATGCTGTTTTAGTCGAAGATGGAATCGAATCTCAAATTGCTCCATATGACCGTCAATTTGCTTCAAAATCGCTCGGGCAACGGGCAATGGCTATATTCGCAGGTCCGATGATGAATTTTGTACTAGCTTTTGTGGTGTTTATTATTATCGGTTTATTGCAAGGAATTCCTGCTGATGATCCGATTCTTGGGAAACTCACCGAGGATGGGGCCGCCTTTGAAGCGGGCTTAAAAGAAGGGGATATTGTTCACTCGATTAATGGAGCAGAAATATCTAGCTGGACAGATGTAGTAGAAGTCATTCGAAAAAACCCTGAAAAGGAATTAACTTTTTTGATTGACCGGAATGGTTCAGAGATGGAAATCCCCGTTATTCCTAAAGAGAATAAATTAGAAGACGGACAATCAATCGGTATTATTGGTGTTTATAGTCCAATGGAAAGGTCTCCGATACTGGCAGTTAAATATGGAGCAACAGAAACGTACTTTTGGACGAAAGAAATCTTTGCTGCGGTTGGAAAGCTAATCACAGGTCAGTTCTCAATTGACGCGTTATCAGGACCAGTTGGGATTTATCAATCTACTGACATGGTTGCCCAATCAGGAATTTATTATTTGATGAGATGGGCAGGCGTATTGAGTATTAACCTAGGAATTATGAATCTTCTTCCTATCCCTGCTTTAGATGGAGGAAGGCTTCTATTCTTTGCAGTTGAAGCTGTTAGAGGGAAGCCGATTGATCGACAAAAAGAAGGGATGATTCATTTCTTGGGCTTTGCTTTATTAATGCTATTGATGCTAGTTGTAACCTGGAATGACATTCAGAGATTCTTTTTGTAA
- the dxr gene encoding 1-deoxy-D-xylulose-5-phosphate reductoisomerase, whose amino-acid sequence MKKISLLGATGSIGTQTVDIIEQYKEQFSLVAMSVGRNIALARKIITDLTPELVSTIEKHDAEVLQAEFPNVRFLYGDKGLAEVAVYHKADIVVNGVTGSVGLQPTLYAIEAKKTIAFANKETLVTAGHLVMEAANKHEVSLLPVDSEHSAIFQCLQGENKDQLDRIILTASGGSFRDRTREELIDVTVQDALNHPNWSMGAKITIDSATMMNKGLEVIEAHWLFDLPYEKIDVLLHKESVIHSMVEFQDSSVIAQLGSPDMRVPILYALTYPDRVPFSSGKKLDLAQWGQLHFKEMDFDRYRCLKFAYEAGKAGGSYPTVLNAANEAAVAAFLSGQITFLQIEDFVEQALNRHEVVKNPSLDEIEAIDQETRQWVGTLLKS is encoded by the coding sequence TTGAAGAAAATAAGTTTATTGGGGGCCACCGGTTCCATTGGTACGCAAACGGTAGATATTATTGAACAATATAAAGAGCAATTTTCGTTAGTAGCGATGTCAGTAGGAAGAAATATTGCTTTGGCTCGAAAAATTATTACCGATTTAACTCCAGAACTCGTGTCAACAATCGAGAAACATGATGCTGAAGTTCTTCAGGCAGAATTTCCAAACGTTCGTTTCCTTTATGGGGATAAGGGTCTTGCAGAAGTGGCTGTTTATCATAAAGCAGACATTGTAGTCAATGGAGTTACGGGTAGTGTTGGATTGCAGCCAACACTTTATGCAATTGAAGCCAAAAAAACCATTGCTTTTGCTAATAAAGAAACCCTTGTTACCGCTGGTCATCTTGTTATGGAAGCGGCAAATAAACATGAAGTATCTCTCTTGCCTGTTGATAGCGAACATTCAGCCATATTCCAGTGCTTACAAGGGGAAAACAAAGATCAGCTTGACAGGATTATATTAACAGCCTCTGGTGGAAGTTTTAGGGACCGTACACGAGAAGAGCTTATCGATGTAACTGTACAGGATGCCTTAAATCATCCAAATTGGTCCATGGGTGCAAAAATCACGATTGATTCTGCCACCATGATGAACAAAGGACTTGAAGTGATTGAAGCACACTGGTTGTTTGATCTACCATACGAAAAAATCGATGTTCTGCTTCATAAGGAAAGTGTGATTCATTCCATGGTTGAATTTCAAGATAGTAGTGTGATTGCTCAACTTGGAAGCCCAGATATGCGTGTCCCGATCCTATATGCATTAACTTATCCTGATCGAGTTCCGTTTTCATCAGGGAAAAAGTTAGATTTAGCCCAATGGGGTCAACTTCATTTCAAGGAGATGGATTTTGATCGATACCGTTGTTTAAAGTTTGCCTATGAAGCGGGTAAAGCTGGAGGTTCTTATCCTACTGTATTAAATGCTGCTAATGAAGCTGCAGTAGCTGCCTTTTTATCAGGACAAATTACATTCCTACAAATAGAAGATTTTGTTGAACAAGCTTTGAATAGACACGAAGTAGTAAAAAATCCTAGTTTAGATGAAATCGAGGCCATTGATCAAGAAACGAGACAATGGGTTGGGACATTACTGAAATCTTAA
- a CDS encoding phosphatidate cytidylyltransferase: MKQRIITAVIFGIILISLTVVGGLPFLILTYSTATIALYELLRMRNLQLLSVPGIISMIILWVVLLPSKYNYIFSFIHLTKVEITLFAVLLFLSYTVATKNRITFDDVGFSIMSILYIGMGFYYFFETREAGLVYIFYSLFIIWATDSGAYFIGKAMGKRKLWPDISPNKTIEGSVGGILSAVIVGVIYGLVTEMDGNLMYLGLITIILSAFGQVGDLVESAFKRHYGVKDSGNLLPGHGGILDRFDSLLFVWPLIHFLQLI, from the coding sequence ATGAAACAAAGAATTATTACAGCGGTCATTTTTGGAATCATACTCATTTCTTTAACGGTGGTTGGGGGATTACCGTTTCTAATTTTAACGTATTCAACCGCAACTATTGCACTCTACGAACTATTAAGAATGCGCAATCTCCAATTACTTTCTGTGCCTGGAATCATATCGATGATTATTCTATGGGTTGTTTTGCTTCCATCAAAATATAATTACATATTTTCATTTATACATTTAACAAAAGTAGAAATCACGTTATTTGCCGTGCTGTTATTTTTAAGCTATACAGTGGCAACAAAGAATCGCATTACTTTTGATGATGTAGGATTTTCTATCATGTCTATTTTATATATTGGAATGGGCTTTTATTATTTTTTTGAGACACGTGAAGCAGGGCTTGTCTATATTTTTTATTCATTATTTATTATTTGGGCGACGGATTCAGGAGCTTATTTTATAGGGAAAGCGATGGGAAAACGTAAGCTGTGGCCGGATATTAGTCCAAATAAAACAATTGAAGGATCGGTCGGTGGTATTTTAAGTGCTGTTATTGTCGGTGTGATCTATGGTTTAGTCACCGAAATGGACGGTAATTTGATGTATCTGGGCCTCATAACGATTATATTGTCTGCCTTTGGACAAGTTGGAGATCTCGTTGAATCAGCATTTAAACGACATTATGGAGTGAAGGATTCAGGGAACCTCCTTCCGGGACATGGCGGAATCCTTGATCGATTTGATAGCCTGCTATTTGTTTGGCCATTGATCCACTTTTTACAATTAATATAA
- a CDS encoding isoprenyl transferase: MLFDKFNKRKKTIPSNFLERMESIRERPVPEHIAIIMDGNGRWAKKRALPRVAGHHEGMKVVRKITILANKLGVKALTLYAFSTENWKRPKTEVDYLMKLPEEFLGTYLPELTSENVKVQMIGYKEQLPSHTYRAVEKAMSQTENNSGLILNFALNYGSRAEIIEAVKSIVIDTKSGILSENKINEEIFSNYLMTKGLSDPDLLIRTSGEIRLSNFMLWQLAYTEFWFTDVLWPDFSEEHLIQAIEEFQNRQRRFGGV, translated from the coding sequence ATGTTGTTCGATAAATTTAACAAACGAAAAAAAACAATCCCCTCTAATTTCCTAGAGCGAATGGAAAGTATTAGAGAAAGACCGGTACCTGAACATATTGCAATAATAATGGATGGGAATGGTCGTTGGGCAAAGAAACGGGCTTTGCCAAGAGTAGCTGGTCATCATGAAGGGATGAAAGTTGTACGAAAAATTACCATCCTGGCTAATAAACTAGGGGTTAAAGCATTAACACTCTATGCTTTTTCAACAGAAAATTGGAAACGACCAAAAACAGAAGTCGATTATCTAATGAAATTGCCTGAAGAATTTTTAGGAACTTATTTACCTGAATTAACATCAGAAAATGTAAAAGTACAGATGATCGGCTATAAGGAACAGTTGCCATCTCATACATATCGTGCGGTTGAAAAAGCAATGTCTCAAACCGAGAACAACTCGGGATTAATCCTCAACTTTGCCTTAAATTACGGAAGCAGAGCTGAAATTATTGAAGCTGTTAAAAGTATCGTTATTGATACAAAAAGTGGTATACTAAGTGAAAATAAAATTAATGAGGAAATTTTTTCGAATTATTTAATGACAAAGGGTTTATCTGATCCAGATTTATTAATTCGTACAAGTGGTGAAATCCGATTGAGTAATTTCATGCTTTGGCAGCTTGCTTATACGGAGTTTTGGTTTACGGATGTACTATGGCCTGACTTTTCAGAAGAACATTTAATTCAAGCAATTGAAGAGTTTCAAAACCGACAACGGCGTTTTGGCGGAGTTTAA
- the frr gene encoding ribosome recycling factor, translating into MPKQVIANAKDKMAKAISAYSRELASIRAGRANASLLDRVMVEYYGAPTPVNQLAGISVPEARLLVIQPYDKTVIGEIEKAILKSDLGLNPTSDGNIIRIAIPALTEERRKELVKVVKKEAEEAKIAVRNVRRDANDDLKKLEKAGEITEDDLRGYSDDIQKLTDENINQVDAMTKDKEKEILEV; encoded by the coding sequence ATGCCAAAACAAGTGATTGCAAATGCAAAGGATAAAATGGCAAAAGCGATTTCGGCTTATTCTCGTGAATTAGCAAGTATTCGGGCAGGACGAGCAAATGCTTCGCTATTAGATCGGGTCATGGTTGAGTACTATGGTGCTCCAACTCCTGTTAACCAATTAGCCGGTATTTCTGTACCAGAAGCAAGATTACTTGTTATACAGCCTTATGATAAAACTGTTATTGGTGAAATTGAAAAAGCAATTTTAAAATCTGATCTGGGCTTAAACCCAACAAGTGATGGGAATATTATTCGAATTGCTATTCCAGCCTTAACAGAAGAACGTCGTAAAGAGTTAGTTAAAGTTGTGAAGAAAGAAGCAGAAGAAGCAAAAATTGCGGTACGCAATGTTCGTCGCGATGCAAACGATGACTTGAAAAAGCTTGAAAAAGCAGGAGAAATTACAGAAGATGATCTTCGAGGCTATTCGGATGATATTCAAAAGTTAACAGACGAGAATATTAACCAAGTCGATGCAATGACTAAGGATAAAGAAAAGGAAATCCTTGAAGTTTAA
- the pyrH gene encoding UMP kinase: protein MTNPKYKRVVLKLSGEALAGDQGFGIYPAVIKSVADQVKELADLGVEVAVVVGGGNIWRGKIGEEMGMDRATADYMGMLATVMNSLALQDSLEQVGCETRVQTSIEMRQVAEPYIRRRAIRHLEKKRVVIFAAGTGNPYFSTDTTAALRAAEIEAEVILMAKNNVDGVYSADPRLDKNAKKYDELSYLDVIKEGLAVMDSTASSLCMDNNIPLIVFSIMESGNIKRAVMGEKIGTIVRGK, encoded by the coding sequence ATGACCAATCCAAAATATAAACGTGTTGTTTTAAAACTGAGCGGAGAAGCGTTAGCTGGAGATCAAGGTTTTGGGATTTATCCAGCAGTGATTAAGTCTGTAGCAGATCAAGTGAAAGAGCTTGCGGATTTAGGTGTTGAAGTAGCCGTTGTCGTTGGTGGTGGCAATATTTGGCGCGGTAAAATCGGCGAAGAGATGGGAATGGATCGAGCAACTGCTGATTATATGGGGATGCTTGCAACGGTTATGAATTCCTTAGCCCTTCAAGATAGCCTTGAACAGGTTGGCTGTGAAACTCGTGTACAAACATCCATTGAGATGAGACAAGTTGCTGAACCATATATCCGCAGAAGAGCGATTCGTCATTTGGAAAAGAAACGCGTAGTTATTTTTGCAGCGGGCACTGGAAATCCTTATTTCTCTACAGATACAACAGCGGCACTCCGAGCGGCTGAAATTGAAGCAGAAGTGATCCTTATGGCAAAAAACAATGTTGACGGGGTTTATTCAGCAGATCCGCGACTCGATAAAAATGCGAAGAAATACGATGAGCTATCTTATTTAGATGTCATTAAGGAAGGATTAGCTGTAATGGATTCAACGGCTTCATCGCTTTGTATGGATAACAATATACCGCTCATTGTCTTCTCAATTATGGAAAGTGGAAACATTAAACGAGCTGTTATGGGTGAAAAAATAGGAACGATTGTTAGGGGGAAATAA
- the tsf gene encoding translation elongation factor Ts, whose product MAAITAQMVKELREKTGAGMMDCKKALQQTDGDMEKAIDFLREKGMASASKKADRVAAEGLTSVVVDGNNAVILEVNAETDFVAKNEAFQTLVNELGQHLLSKNPANVEEALASTMDNGSTVQDHISAAIAKIGEKMTLRRFEVKTKTDNDAFGAYLHMGGRISVLSVLEGTTDESAAKDVSMHVAALNPKYVSRDQVSPEEVEHEREVLKQQALNEGKPENIVVKMVEGRLSKYFEEICLLDQAFVKDPDQKVRKFVESKGATVREFVRYEVGEGLEKREENFAEEVMNQMKK is encoded by the coding sequence ATGGCAGCAATTACAGCACAAATGGTAAAAGAGTTACGTGAAAAAACGGGTGCAGGTATGATGGATTGTAAAAAGGCGCTCCAACAAACTGACGGAGATATGGAAAAAGCAATTGACTTTTTACGTGAAAAAGGAATGGCTTCTGCTTCTAAAAAAGCGGACCGTGTTGCAGCAGAAGGATTAACATCTGTAGTAGTGGATGGCAATAACGCAGTAATTTTGGAAGTTAATGCTGAAACGGACTTTGTTGCTAAAAACGAAGCGTTCCAAACCCTTGTTAACGAATTAGGCCAACATTTATTAAGTAAAAATCCAGCAAATGTTGAAGAAGCTTTAGCATCTACTATGGATAACGGTTCTACAGTTCAAGATCACATCAGCGCTGCAATTGCAAAAATCGGTGAAAAAATGACTCTTCGCCGCTTTGAAGTAAAAACAAAAACAGATAACGATGCGTTTGGTGCATATCTTCACATGGGCGGAAGAATCTCTGTACTATCTGTTTTAGAAGGTACTACAGATGAAAGTGCAGCAAAGGATGTTTCTATGCATGTTGCTGCATTGAATCCTAAATATGTATCACGTGACCAAGTTTCACCTGAAGAAGTAGAGCATGAACGCGAAGTATTAAAACAACAAGCTCTAAACGAAGGAAAGCCAGAAAATATTGTTGTTAAAATGGTTGAAGGCCGTTTAAGTAAATATTTTGAAGAAATTTGTTTATTAGACCAAGCGTTTGTTAAAGATCCAGACCAAAAAGTACGTAAGTTTGTTGAATCAAAAGGTGCAACTGTACGTGAATTTGTTCGTTATGAAGTTGGTGAAGGATTAGAAAAACGCGAAGAAAACTTTGCTGAAGAAGTAATGAACCAAATGAAAAAGTAA
- the rpsB gene encoding 30S ribosomal protein S2 has protein sequence MSVISMKQLLEAGVHFGHQTRRWNPKMKKYIFTERNGIYIIDLQKTVKKVEEAYKWVKDLAANGGTVLFVGTKKQAQDSVKEEAIRSGMYYVNHRWLGGTLTNFETIQKRIARLKDIERMDEDGTFDVLPKKEVSQLKKEQERLEKFLGGIKDMKQLPDALFIIDPRKERIAVAEAHKLNIPIVGMVDTNCDPDEIDVVIPANDDAIRAVKLLTGKMADAILEAKQGEETEVVETNA, from the coding sequence ATGTCAGTTATTTCAATGAAACAATTATTAGAAGCTGGTGTACATTTTGGACACCAAACACGCCGTTGGAACCCAAAAATGAAAAAGTACATTTTTACGGAGCGTAACGGTATCTACATCATCGACCTTCAAAAAACAGTAAAAAAGGTTGAAGAAGCATACAAATGGGTGAAAGATCTTGCTGCTAATGGTGGAACGGTTCTTTTCGTTGGAACAAAGAAGCAAGCTCAAGATTCCGTTAAAGAAGAGGCAATCCGTTCTGGTATGTACTATGTGAACCACCGTTGGTTAGGTGGAACATTAACAAACTTTGAAACCATTCAAAAACGTATTGCACGTTTAAAAGATATCGAAAGAATGGATGAAGATGGCACATTTGATGTTCTTCCTAAAAAAGAAGTGTCTCAATTAAAGAAAGAACAAGAACGCCTTGAAAAATTCTTGGGCGGAATTAAAGACATGAAGCAGTTACCGGATGCTTTATTTATCATTGACCCTCGTAAAGAGCGTATCGCAGTAGCAGAAGCACATAAATTAAACATTCCGATTGTTGGTATGGTTGATACAAACTGTGATCCAGACGAAATCGATGTAGTGATTCCTGCAAACGACGATGCTATTCGTGCAGTAAAATTATTAACAGGTAAAATGGCAGATGCTATTCTAGAAGCTAAACAAGGTGAAGAAACTGAAGTAGTTGAAACAAACGCGTAA
- a CDS encoding chemotaxis protein CheC translates to MKFIEKISKEKLDILKEVGNIGSGNAATSLSLILNKRMEMRVPNVRVMTFNEMIEVTGGADNVVASVFLRIEGDSPSNLFFILSIEQANTYIRHLIGDDTCSFEQPPYEEMALSALQELGNILAGSYLSTLSDFTGLNLYPPLPATSIDMLGASLSYGFLELSKVSDYTIAIETALNDMNENQMGVNGHFFYM, encoded by the coding sequence ATGAAATTTATTGAGAAGATTTCAAAAGAAAAATTAGATATATTAAAAGAAGTTGGGAATATTGGATCAGGAAATGCAGCTACATCACTCTCTCTTATTTTAAATAAAAGAATGGAGATGAGAGTACCCAATGTCCGGGTTATGACCTTCAATGAGATGATAGAGGTGACAGGAGGGGCCGACAATGTAGTTGCAAGTGTGTTCTTACGAATTGAAGGGGATTCTCCTAGCAATCTATTTTTTATACTTTCTATCGAACAAGCCAATACTTATATTCGACATTTGATTGGAGATGATACTTGTTCATTTGAACAGCCTCCATATGAAGAAATGGCCTTATCGGCTTTACAAGAATTAGGCAATATTTTGGCAGGCTCATATCTTTCCACCTTATCAGATTTTACTGGGCTTAACTTATATCCACCCCTACCCGCAACTAGTATTGACATGCTTGGAGCCAGTTTAAGTTATGGATTTCTTGAATTATCCAAAGTTAGTGATTACACGATTGCCATCGAAACGGCCTTAAACGATATGAATGAAAATCAAATGGGAGTGAATGGACATTTCTTTTATATGTGA
- a CDS encoding chemotaxis protein CheW → MPESAADMKLIVFQLSGKEYGISVRLVRGVEKVQRITRVPGTVSFVKGVINLRGVVTPIIDLRKRFGLEEALYSDTTRVIIVATDNVEVGLVVDGANDVIDINENDIEPSPEMVGVEADEFVKGVVKVSGRLLILLDLVKVLDLDIVKLEGSEV, encoded by the coding sequence ATGCCTGAAAGTGCTGCTGATATGAAGCTTATTGTTTTTCAATTAAGTGGCAAAGAGTACGGAATCTCGGTTCGTTTAGTTCGTGGGGTAGAAAAGGTCCAGCGTATAACTAGAGTACCGGGAACCGTATCTTTTGTGAAAGGAGTTATTAACCTTCGTGGTGTTGTTACTCCAATTATTGATTTACGGAAAAGGTTTGGGCTTGAGGAAGCTCTGTATTCGGACACAACTCGTGTAATTATTGTAGCTACTGACAATGTTGAAGTAGGTTTAGTTGTCGATGGGGCTAATGATGTGATTGATATTAATGAGAATGATATTGAGCCTTCACCTGAAATGGTTGGTGTAGAAGCAGATGAGTTTGTAAAGGGTGTTGTGAAAGTGAGCGGCCGTTTATTAATTTTACTTGATCTAGTGAAAGTTCTGGACCTGGATATAGTAAAATTGGAAGGTTCGGAAGTGTAA